A genomic region of Bernardetia sp. ABR2-2B contains the following coding sequences:
- a CDS encoding NADAR family protein, producing the protein MNYSLSWLISEHEKLQKQDKNLNYLFFWGHRPTNDGSLSKTIFSQWWEKEFSVNGIIYPTAEHFMMAEKARLFEDNKILEEILKAKTPAEAKKLGRKVKKFNDTVWKENRFKIVVEGNYHKFSDPDYKAFLLGTGTKILVEASPVDAIWGIGLAQDAKGVYNPNTWRGLNLLGFALMEVRDRLIHEA; encoded by the coding sequence ATGAATTACTCTCTCTCTTGGCTCATTTCAGAACATGAAAAGCTACAAAAGCAAGACAAAAATCTTAATTATTTATTCTTTTGGGGACATCGCCCAACTAATGACGGAAGTTTGAGCAAAACTATTTTTAGTCAATGGTGGGAAAAGGAATTTTCTGTAAATGGAATAATTTATCCAACAGCAGAACATTTTATGATGGCAGAAAAAGCTCGTTTGTTTGAAGATAATAAAATTTTAGAAGAAATCTTAAAAGCCAAAACACCAGCAGAAGCCAAAAAATTAGGCAGGAAAGTGAAAAAATTTAACGATACAGTTTGGAAAGAAAATCGCTTCAAAATCGTCGTAGAAGGAAATTATCATAAATTTTCTGACCCAGATTATAAAGCATTTTTACTTGGAACAGGAACTAAAATTCTTGTGGAAGCAAGTCCAGTAGATGCAATTTGGGGAATTGGTTTGGCACAAGATGCAAAAGGAGTTTATAATCCAAATACGTGGCGAGGACTGAATTTATTAGGTTTTGCACTGATGGAGGTTAGGGATAGACTGATACACGAGGCTTAA
- a CDS encoding SpoIIE family protein phosphatase yields the protein MKQTFFTTLFFRLLVFIFLGISIFSSTLSFAQQQSKQDQNTQNLPNVPYQEAGRLFVKNYSPKEYNAATQNWAVEQGENGIIYIGNTTHLLSFDGKTWERTKIGGTGLVRSLGYSSSKDKMYIGGVGDIGYSYVDSLGKVKYISLLNQVPKKYKKFDDVWKTLVLEEEVFFLTKDFILKYAANKFEVIEPRVNTFLSAFVTNGKLYVQESKLGVFEYKNDFLKSIENTDFIYQDLIVGMINYSENVSLIATQSGNFYTYNVIEKTINKFEIEQKEFFERSQVYSIEALKNEQIAIGTANEGIVIINKNGTWKNQISELKGLQDKSVWNLHADKNGDLWAALTQGVSHIQTSWAYTYFGEQSRINKANEVIRFNDILYTATEQGLSYYDTQTQVWENIDGILGQVWDLEIYQYNDKNSALLIAGQAGIFVLNPLRRKIEKVSEIESRHFLIDQTDRRRVFISTSEGLKVMVNSYEITDTYLEEPLNRIVQIKSNQLWAETQYKGILKIDVDFSKEKEYEITAYDSLTDIPNVEINQLVASNNQLFLATSEGIYYLDTLKNEFTSAIVLDNTKENTNFSASNFINADVSLINKFIHYSKKSNEIIKSYWVVKNNHLLYYKNDTLIESAILSLPSVEFYSIYEDPKYTFEDNNNVTKPIFTWVSTSEGLYRYDNTQIKKVVQDSLKIFLRHIKIRDSLVSNFKKHKLPNDFSSFTVQMSSPAFGKNEKLLYRYRLLPSTTKWSPWLKKDNFEFAILPFGEYTLEIQAKNEEEQLSNTFLVDFEVATAWYQRWWAYLIYVGIIFLIAVVFTYLYDKNLKTKNKELNALITERTQEISQKTEELEAQQQELLNQSQEVYNQKEELASQAEYLKKANKEVVKQKRALESSNKRLKKLSDITQEITSILDTKELVAIVFQRVIALMPAEGFGVGLLNENKNTIEFNDFIEKGVQLEAHEDSMEDTNRPSVECLITGNTIAVNNVAKVWKERFEEQNIQVEKGDLPYAFIYVPLIAEGHKFGVMTVQTFYEMDYSEQDILLLQSIGSATAIALSNIKAYNLIEQKNREVTDSIRYAQTIQESILPTEKEIKRSVGDHYIIYQPKDIVSGDFYWIGYSDGYQYAAVVDCTGHGVPGAFMSMVGSSLLREILYEKEITSPADMLEHLDDSIRLSLRQTGKEGSNTDGMDMILIRYTYKDDGKIELEFAGAKRPLIYKEPEGEIIQLRGTSRSIGGIQRKKKPFKEEHLVLLPRTMLFLTSDGLIDQPNKERKKYGTKRFLEKISEWGHLPISLQKASLLEDLESFREEEEQRDDITIMAINL from the coding sequence ATGAAACAGACATTTTTTACCACTCTATTTTTTAGACTTCTGGTTTTTATTTTTCTCGGTATCAGTATTTTTTCTTCTACACTTTCTTTTGCACAACAACAAAGTAAGCAAGACCAAAATACTCAAAATCTGCCTAATGTTCCTTATCAGGAGGCAGGTCGTCTTTTTGTGAAAAATTATTCACCAAAAGAATACAATGCTGCTACTCAAAATTGGGCAGTTGAGCAAGGTGAAAATGGAATAATCTATATAGGAAATACAACGCATTTACTTTCCTTTGATGGTAAAACATGGGAACGCACCAAAATTGGAGGTACGGGCTTAGTACGTTCATTAGGCTATTCTTCTAGTAAAGACAAGATGTATATTGGTGGTGTTGGTGATATTGGTTATTCTTACGTTGATTCTTTGGGCAAAGTAAAATACATTTCACTTCTCAACCAAGTTCCAAAAAAATATAAAAAATTTGATGATGTTTGGAAAACATTAGTCTTGGAAGAAGAAGTGTTTTTCCTTACAAAAGACTTTATACTAAAATATGCTGCAAATAAATTTGAGGTCATTGAGCCAAGAGTAAATACATTTTTGTCTGCTTTTGTAACAAATGGAAAGTTATATGTTCAAGAATCAAAATTAGGAGTATTCGAATATAAAAATGATTTTCTCAAAAGTATAGAAAACACAGATTTTATCTATCAAGACCTTATTGTAGGAATGATAAACTATTCTGAAAATGTATCATTGATAGCAACTCAAAGTGGTAACTTCTACACTTATAATGTAATAGAAAAAACAATCAATAAATTTGAAATTGAACAAAAAGAGTTTTTTGAAAGAAGTCAGGTTTATAGTATTGAAGCGCTTAAAAACGAGCAAATTGCAATAGGTACAGCGAATGAAGGAATTGTAATCATCAATAAAAATGGAACATGGAAAAATCAAATTTCAGAATTAAAAGGTTTACAAGATAAATCTGTTTGGAATCTTCATGCAGATAAAAATGGTGATTTATGGGCTGCACTAACACAAGGTGTTTCACATATTCAAACTTCGTGGGCTTATACCTATTTTGGAGAGCAAAGTAGAATAAATAAGGCAAATGAAGTAATTCGTTTTAATGATATATTGTATACAGCTACCGAACAAGGACTTTCTTATTATGATACTCAAACACAAGTTTGGGAAAATATAGATGGAATTTTGGGGCAAGTTTGGGATTTGGAAATCTATCAATATAATGATAAAAATTCTGCTTTATTGATTGCAGGACAAGCAGGTATATTTGTTCTAAACCCACTAAGAAGAAAAATAGAAAAAGTAAGTGAGATAGAAAGCAGACATTTTCTAATCGACCAGACAGATAGACGAAGAGTATTTATTTCTACTTCTGAAGGACTAAAAGTAATGGTAAATTCTTATGAAATAACAGACACATATTTAGAAGAACCCTTAAATAGAATAGTACAAATAAAAAGTAACCAGCTTTGGGCAGAAACGCAGTATAAAGGAATACTAAAAATTGATGTGGATTTTAGCAAAGAAAAAGAATATGAAATAACTGCGTATGACTCCTTGACTGACATTCCAAATGTAGAAATCAACCAATTAGTTGCAAGTAATAATCAATTATTTTTAGCCACATCAGAAGGGATTTATTATTTAGACACGCTCAAAAATGAGTTTACTTCTGCTATTGTTTTAGATAACACAAAAGAAAACACTAATTTCTCGGCAAGTAATTTCATTAATGCTGATGTTTCATTAATTAATAAATTTATTCATTATTCGAAGAAGAGCAATGAAATTATTAAATCTTATTGGGTTGTCAAAAATAATCACCTCTTATATTATAAAAACGATACATTGATTGAAAGTGCAATTTTAAGTTTGCCTTCTGTTGAGTTTTATTCTATCTATGAAGACCCAAAATATACTTTTGAAGATAATAATAATGTAACAAAACCTATTTTTACTTGGGTATCCACTTCAGAAGGATTGTATAGATATGATAATACACAAATAAAAAAAGTAGTACAAGATTCTTTAAAAATATTCTTACGTCATATAAAAATTAGAGATTCACTAGTTTCTAATTTTAAAAAGCATAAACTACCTAATGATTTCAGTAGTTTTACTGTACAAATGTCAAGTCCTGCTTTTGGAAAAAATGAAAAACTGCTTTATAGGTATCGTTTGCTTCCCTCAACAACAAAGTGGTCGCCTTGGCTAAAAAAAGATAATTTTGAATTTGCTATTCTTCCCTTTGGAGAATATACGCTAGAAATTCAAGCAAAAAATGAAGAGGAACAATTAAGTAATACTTTTCTAGTAGATTTTGAAGTTGCAACAGCTTGGTATCAACGTTGGTGGGCATATCTAATCTATGTCGGGATTATATTTTTAATAGCTGTTGTTTTTACATATTTATATGACAAAAATCTAAAGACTAAAAACAAAGAATTAAATGCACTAATAACAGAACGTACACAAGAAATTAGTCAGAAAACAGAAGAGTTAGAGGCTCAACAACAAGAGTTATTGAATCAAAGTCAAGAAGTATATAATCAAAAAGAAGAATTAGCCTCGCAGGCTGAATATCTAAAAAAGGCAAATAAAGAGGTCGTAAAACAAAAACGTGCTTTAGAAAGCTCTAACAAAAGACTAAAAAAACTAAGTGACATTACACAAGAAATTACCTCTATTCTTGATACAAAAGAGCTTGTTGCGATAGTATTTCAACGTGTAATTGCTCTTATGCCAGCAGAAGGTTTTGGTGTTGGACTTCTAAACGAAAATAAAAACACAATTGAATTTAATGATTTTATAGAGAAAGGTGTACAGCTTGAAGCTCACGAAGATTCTATGGAAGATACGAACCGTCCTTCTGTCGAATGTCTGATAACAGGAAATACAATAGCAGTTAATAATGTTGCTAAAGTTTGGAAGGAGCGATTCGAAGAGCAAAATATACAAGTAGAAAAAGGAGATTTACCTTATGCTTTTATTTATGTTCCTCTAATTGCAGAAGGACATAAATTTGGTGTAATGACCGTTCAGACGTTCTACGAAATGGATTATTCAGAGCAAGATATTTTGCTTTTGCAATCCATTGGTTCAGCTACGGCTATTGCACTTTCAAATATTAAGGCATATAATTTAATTGAACAAAAAAACAGAGAAGTAACTGATTCTATTCGTTATGCTCAAACAATTCAAGAGTCAATTCTCCCAACTGAAAAAGAAATAAAGCGTTCAGTAGGCGACCATTACATAATTTATCAGCCTAAAGATATTGTAAGTGGAGATTTTTATTGGATTGGTTATAGTGATGGTTATCAGTATGCAGCCGTTGTAGATTGTACAGGACATGGAGTTCCAGGGGCATTTATGTCAATGGTAGGAAGTTCACTTTTAAGAGAAATCTTGTATGAAAAAGAAATAACTTCGCCAGCTGATATGTTGGAGCATTTGGATGACAGTATTCGCCTTTCACTCCGACAAACAGGAAAAGAAGGAAGTAATACTGATGGAATGGATATGATTTTGATTCGTTATACATATAAAGATGATGGTAAAATAGAACTTGAGTTTGCAGGTGCAAAACGTCCACTCATTTATAAAGAACCAGAGGGAGAAATTATTCAATTACGTGGTACTTCTCGCTCTATTGGAGGTATTCAGCGCAAGAAAAAACCTTTCAAGGAGGAGCATTTGGTACTTTTACCTCGCACAATGCTTTTCCTTACTTCTGATGGATTAATAGACCAACCTAATAAAGAGCGTAAAAAGTACGGTACAAAACGCTTTTTAGAGAAAATCTCTGAATGGGGACATTTACCTATTTCTCTACAAAAAGCTTCTTTATTAGAAGACCTAGAAAGTTTTAGAGAAGAGGAAGAACAGCGAGACGATATTACAATAATGGCAATTAATTTGTAA
- the trmD gene encoding tRNA (guanosine(37)-N1)-methyltransferase TrmD, with amino-acid sequence MRIDIITCLPQLIESFIGHSILQRAQERNIVTLNLHDLKKYSQDKHGRIDDYAFGGGAGMVMTPEPLAACIEGLLSERKYDEIIYMTPDGVTFNQTMANSYSLKENIMMICGHYKGIDERIRQKYVTKELSVGDFVVSGGEIPAALVADAIIRLVPRVMNDETSALTDSFQDDLLAPPVYTRPANWEGMEVPPILLSGHAAKIEDWRLQQAMERTRKRRPDLWRKYSE; translated from the coding sequence ATGCGTATAGATATTATTACTTGCCTTCCTCAACTCATCGAAAGTTTTATTGGTCATTCTATTTTACAAAGAGCGCAAGAACGCAATATTGTAACCCTAAATCTTCACGACCTCAAAAAATATAGCCAAGACAAACACGGACGAATTGATGATTATGCCTTTGGAGGTGGCGCAGGAATGGTAATGACACCAGAACCACTAGCTGCCTGTATTGAAGGATTACTGAGTGAAAGAAAGTATGATGAAATAATTTATATGACACCAGATGGCGTTACGTTCAATCAAACAATGGCAAATTCGTATTCTTTGAAGGAAAATATAATGATGATTTGTGGGCATTATAAAGGAATAGATGAAAGAATACGCCAAAAATATGTAACTAAAGAACTTTCAGTAGGTGATTTTGTAGTTTCTGGTGGCGAAATTCCTGCTGCTTTGGTGGCTGATGCTATTATTCGATTAGTTCCTCGTGTGATGAATGATGAAACCTCTGCCCTGACAGATTCTTTTCAAGATGATTTATTAGCTCCCCCTGTTTATACTCGTCCTGCCAACTGGGAAGGAATGGAAGTTCCACCAATTTTACTTTCTGGACACGCTGCCAAAATTGAAGATTGGAGATTGCAACAAGCAATGGAAAGAACTAGAAAACGTCGTCCTGACTTATGGAGAAAATATAGTGAATAG
- a CDS encoding M28 family peptidase: MKSVSTFITFCFLILVFVLSITQITPVAPQNTDVNFSADRAFTYVQKVAKAPHPTGSEAHDSVRNYIVSQARAMGYQVEVQSARFTNYGKVPQIAFLENILVRIKGKNSIDQIENPVLLDSISVDSTINLVDVATPKNTVLIASHYDSRSNAAGAADDGAAVGAALEIMDMLKTQVTNQPFENDIIFLFSDGEEIDLLGAQAFMEQHPWAKEVGVAFNFEARGAGGMSVLFETSDKNQNLLHHTQTAFKEAQKTGKLRAFGSSVANLVYQNMPNGTDAAVFGAHNVPFLNFAFIGKHTHYHTPLDTPENLDKRSLQQHGNYMLSLIRYFGDLKNLKSEISSEENVTFLGVPGNLMIGKVFDGNILAFDINQKHLEWTVYGMLIFFALLFLSGLRFWSWKLALGSLFGYLVIVIFSGGLATLLWEGILLTHSAYSWIPYNTTYFASEYQIAFALIFVGVSLLVYSLFFRSKKPASVLLGVLPFWIGLSALTVFGQDWIGMDLRPAAYLFVVPTLSMLIAWLYLLLRNNADYLNPFDTVFLLVLSAPTIYIFFPVLAIVPEALEALNIGGFVLYGFAIMALLIALLGGLLVPIMQLLTQGWRWSLSLFLMLCGIGILFWGALEASFTSEKLKPNSIFYLYNLDENKQTWLSYDEESDDFTNQFLSDSATFDSIPKGIYPRRTKNLSGNWNFLQESKIIELDSSLSFEAPLVSLVSDSMMNDTTYRYQFSIKSARKGEWIQIHSDVLEAIWSDTTRIPLVDIDKYYRTVSIWALPDSGAVIDIETSKPNPEIWVSELNYGLEEVDSLITTKRQSNMMAAPYPYSESVIIQKKYSFLKEEN, translated from the coding sequence ATGAAATCAGTTTCTACTTTCATTACTTTTTGTTTTCTCATACTTGTTTTTGTTCTCTCAATTACTCAAATTACGCCTGTTGCACCACAAAACACAGATGTAAATTTTTCGGCTGATAGAGCTTTTACGTATGTTCAGAAAGTAGCAAAAGCTCCCCACCCAACAGGTTCGGAAGCGCACGACAGTGTTCGTAATTACATTGTTTCTCAAGCTAGAGCAATGGGGTATCAAGTTGAAGTACAATCGGCTAGGTTTACAAATTATGGAAAAGTACCTCAAATAGCTTTTTTAGAAAATATTTTAGTGCGAATAAAAGGCAAAAATTCTATTGACCAAATAGAAAACCCTGTTTTGTTAGATTCTATTTCAGTAGATTCTACTATCAATTTGGTAGATGTCGCAACGCCAAAAAACACAGTTTTGATAGCCTCTCATTACGATTCACGCAGCAATGCAGCAGGAGCAGCCGATGATGGAGCAGCCGTAGGAGCAGCCTTGGAAATAATGGATATGCTCAAAACACAAGTAACTAATCAACCTTTCGAAAATGATATAATCTTTCTCTTTTCGGATGGTGAAGAAATTGACCTTTTAGGCGCACAGGCATTTATGGAGCAACACCCTTGGGCAAAAGAAGTTGGTGTTGCCTTTAATTTTGAAGCACGAGGAGCAGGAGGAATGTCAGTTCTTTTTGAAACATCTGATAAAAATCAAAACCTTCTTCATCATACACAAACAGCCTTTAAAGAGGCTCAAAAAACAGGGAAACTAAGAGCTTTTGGAAGCTCTGTTGCTAATCTTGTCTATCAAAATATGCCTAACGGAACAGATGCAGCTGTTTTTGGCGCACATAATGTTCCTTTTCTAAATTTTGCTTTCATAGGAAAACACACCCATTATCACACGCCATTAGATACTCCTGAAAATTTAGATAAGCGTTCGCTGCAACAGCACGGTAATTATATGCTTTCCTTGATTCGCTATTTTGGAGACTTGAAAAATCTTAAATCTGAAATCAGTTCAGAAGAAAATGTTACTTTTTTGGGTGTTCCTGGAAATCTTATGATTGGGAAAGTATTTGATGGAAATATCTTAGCTTTTGACATCAATCAGAAACATTTGGAGTGGACAGTTTATGGAATGCTTATCTTTTTTGCTTTGCTGTTTTTATCTGGTCTGCGTTTTTGGTCTTGGAAATTGGCTTTGGGTAGCTTGTTTGGGTATTTGGTTATTGTTATTTTTAGTGGAGGACTTGCAACACTTCTGTGGGAAGGAATTTTACTAACACATTCTGCCTATTCTTGGATTCCTTATAACACTACTTATTTTGCTTCTGAATATCAGATTGCCTTTGCTCTTATTTTTGTTGGTGTTTCTTTGCTTGTTTATTCTTTATTTTTTAGAAGTAAAAAACCTGCTTCTGTTCTTTTAGGAGTGCTTCCTTTTTGGATTGGGCTAAGTGCCTTGACTGTCTTTGGGCAAGATTGGATTGGGATGGATTTGCGTCCTGCTGCTTATCTTTTTGTTGTTCCTACTCTCTCAATGCTTATAGCTTGGCTTTATTTATTGCTTCGTAATAACGCTGATTATCTCAACCCATTTGATACAGTATTTTTATTAGTTCTTTCTGCCCCTACGATTTACATATTCTTTCCTGTGTTGGCGATCGTTCCAGAAGCTCTTGAAGCCTTGAATATAGGAGGCTTTGTTTTGTATGGTTTTGCCATAATGGCTCTCTTGATTGCACTTTTGGGTGGGCTTTTAGTTCCTATTATGCAACTTCTTACGCAAGGGTGGCGTTGGTCGCTTTCTTTATTTCTGATGTTGTGTGGAATAGGAATTCTATTTTGGGGAGCTTTAGAAGCTAGTTTTACATCAGAAAAACTAAAGCCAAACAGCATTTTTTATCTCTATAATCTTGATGAAAACAAACAAACTTGGCTTTCTTACGATGAAGAAAGTGATGATTTTACAAATCAGTTTTTGAGTGATTCAGCTACTTTTGATTCTATTCCAAAAGGGATTTATCCTAGAAGAACAAAAAACCTAAGTGGAAATTGGAACTTTCTGCAAGAGAGCAAGATAATAGAATTAGATTCTTCTTTGAGTTTTGAAGCTCCTTTAGTTTCTTTGGTTTCTGATTCGATGATGAATGATACCACCTATCGCTATCAGTTTTCTATAAAATCGGCTCGTAAGGGAGAATGGATTCAAATTCATAGTGATGTTTTGGAAGCCATTTGGAGTGATACAACAAGAATACCTTTAGTCGATATTGATAAATATTACAGAACTGTTAGCATTTGGGCATTGCCAGATTCGGGTGCTGTGATAGATATAGAAACTTCAAAGCCTAACCCAGAAATTTGGGTAAGTGAGTTGAATTATGGTTTGGAGGAAGTAGATAGCTTAATTACGACCAAAAGGCAAAGTAATATGATGGCAGCTCCCTATCCATATAGTGAAAGTGTTATTATTCAGAAAAAATATAGTTTTCTGAAAGAAGAGAATTAG
- a CDS encoding 7TM diverse intracellular signaling domain-containing protein — MINREYNHYKTYLRLFIVVFLIFIPIFLVKAQKDNSTSLKKIWLSTQQEKIIVSSSSQIAEDKTGFLSIQQAIKNLDFKNSTEEKPNFGYTSSTYWCRFSIENTSNINQQRWLEIQYPALDSVWLYEVDSSQNVIQVQLIGDKMPYNKREIKDADLIFVLNIDARKNKTYYMRIRTQGTMTFPLVLWKSQAFSEQTANDRFGFGIYYGIIVVMIFYNLFIFFSLRDRAYLYYVLTIASIALFQLAFNGLGFQYLWYNFYPFNDIAIPFSITFFSFISLLFARQFLHLTELLPKIDKLVLVFVALIIIELFLTFFLPYKVMIKVSSITGIVATTLLFYMGVMSYRKGYKSAIYFLIAWSLFWMGILCSIFKGFGLLSTNFITTYAIQIGSALEVILLSLGLADRINTLQTQLAEKMISEKNQKIENEIKQRYLIESQNQKLEELVAERTADLEQKTVELQSQNQKITDSLKYAKRIQEAILPPKKERDTILGNHFVFFKPKDIVSGDFYWVSEHKEEQKIVIAAVDCTGHGVPGAFMSIIGNNLLNQIINEKKVFHPSQILEELHRGVRTILKQDYDSSSTLNTSRDGMDIALCVINKKENILEFAGANRPLWIIKNGNFEEIKGDRRAIGGWQNKGKNQEFTTHSLVLEEEMNIYLSSDGYVDQFGGDGQTSKKFMSKNFKRLLLDINGKEKTSQNLEYQSSVLEDVMEKWKGDEPQIDDVLVVGFAVGKE; from the coding sequence ATGATAAATAGAGAATACAATCATTATAAAACCTATTTAAGACTATTTATAGTAGTTTTTCTTATCTTTATTCCCATTTTTTTAGTAAAAGCTCAAAAAGATAACTCTACTTCTCTCAAAAAAATTTGGCTCTCAACACAACAAGAAAAAATAATTGTTTCTAGTTCCTCACAAATTGCAGAAGACAAAACAGGTTTTTTGTCTATTCAACAAGCCATCAAAAATTTAGACTTTAAAAACTCTACTGAAGAAAAACCTAATTTTGGTTATACTTCTTCTACTTATTGGTGTAGATTTAGCATTGAAAACACTTCTAATATCAATCAGCAACGTTGGTTAGAAATTCAGTATCCTGCCCTAGATTCGGTTTGGCTCTATGAAGTAGATAGCTCACAAAACGTTATACAAGTACAGTTGATAGGAGATAAAATGCCTTATAATAAGCGAGAGATAAAAGATGCAGACTTGATTTTTGTATTAAATATTGATGCTAGAAAAAATAAAACGTATTATATGCGTATCAGAACACAAGGAACAATGACTTTTCCTTTAGTTCTTTGGAAATCTCAAGCATTTAGTGAGCAGACAGCCAATGATAGATTCGGATTTGGAATTTATTATGGAATTATTGTCGTAATGATTTTCTATAATTTATTTATTTTCTTTTCTTTAAGAGATAGGGCTTATCTTTATTATGTACTTACAATTGCTTCAATTGCTCTTTTCCAACTTGCCTTTAATGGGTTAGGGTTTCAATATTTGTGGTACAACTTCTATCCTTTTAATGATATTGCAATTCCTTTTTCCATTACTTTTTTTTCCTTTATTTCGCTTCTTTTTGCAAGGCAATTTTTGCATTTAACAGAGTTATTACCCAAAATCGATAAATTAGTATTGGTTTTTGTTGCCTTGATTATCATTGAGCTTTTCCTAACTTTTTTCCTTCCCTATAAAGTAATGATAAAAGTTAGTTCTATTACTGGAATTGTTGCCACAACTTTACTTTTCTATATGGGTGTGATGAGTTATAGAAAAGGTTATAAATCGGCTATTTATTTCTTAATAGCGTGGTCGTTGTTTTGGATGGGTATTTTGTGTAGTATTTTTAAAGGTTTCGGACTCTTATCTACTAATTTTATTACTACATATGCTATACAGATTGGTTCGGCTTTAGAAGTGATTTTGTTATCTCTAGGACTTGCAGACCGTATAAATACGCTTCAAACTCAACTTGCTGAAAAAATGATTAGTGAAAAGAATCAGAAGATTGAAAATGAAATCAAACAGCGTTATTTGATAGAATCTCAAAATCAAAAATTAGAAGAGTTAGTAGCAGAAAGGACAGCTGACTTAGAACAAAAAACAGTAGAATTACAAAGTCAGAATCAGAAAATAACAGATAGCTTGAAGTATGCAAAGCGTATTCAAGAAGCAATTTTACCTCCTAAAAAAGAACGAGATACTATTTTGGGAAATCACTTTGTATTTTTCAAACCAAAAGATATTGTTTCTGGAGATTTTTATTGGGTCTCTGAACATAAAGAAGAACAAAAAATAGTTATTGCTGCCGTAGATTGCACAGGGCACGGAGTTCCAGGGGCGTTCATGTCTATTATTGGAAATAATTTATTAAATCAAATCATAAATGAGAAAAAGGTATTCCATCCTTCTCAAATTTTAGAAGAACTACACAGAGGAGTTCGTACTATCTTAAAACAAGATTATGATTCAAGTTCTACGCTAAATACGTCTAGAGATGGAATGGATATAGCTCTTTGTGTCATTAATAAAAAAGAAAATATACTAGAGTTTGCTGGAGCAAATCGTCCTTTATGGATTATAAAAAATGGAAATTTTGAAGAAATAAAAGGAGATAGAAGAGCGATTGGAGGGTGGCAAAATAAAGGCAAAAACCAAGAATTTACAACACATTCTCTTGTCTTGGAGGAAGAGATGAATATATACTTATCCTCAGACGGCTATGTTGATCAGTTTGGAGGAGATGGACAAACAAGTAAAAAATTCATGTCCAAAAACTTCAAAAGGTTATTGTTAGATATTAATGGTAAAGAAAAAACATCTCAAAATTTAGAATATCAATCTTCTGTTTTGGAAGACGTTATGGAGAAATGGAAAGGTGATGAACCTCAGATTGACGATGTTTTGGTAGTTGGTTTTGCTGTTGGTAAAGAGTAA
- a CDS encoding PorP/SprF family type IX secretion system membrane protein yields MIIRSLFLFSFALLNFFSLRAQNSLYSGNYLWNWATVNAAALGADNALDIKMNYRRQWSGIEGAPTSFSFLAQSPLSQNKMEVLSAAYHATGVEAYYNGAGLWSETGIYARYAYHLTLSQRDEWDAKTRLRMSFGASFGLRTIGFDASKATLFNPNDNAIQNNQQSTIPDANIGIWLRNDRFFGGFGVYQLFENNINIGSSDTEANNLERYYNVSTGANINLSESLILSPSLVMNINKITDINWNLNTKLSYTNLIWTAVNYRHKRAIQTFLGTRITSWLDIAYSYEFSSFIKSNENNFNSLGTTNEVLLGIRIFNKKTDSDTKRNSIFR; encoded by the coding sequence ATGATAATTCGCTCACTTTTTTTATTCTCTTTTGCTCTTCTAAATTTTTTTTCTCTTAGGGCGCAAAACTCACTCTACTCTGGAAATTACCTTTGGAATTGGGCAACTGTTAATGCAGCTGCGCTTGGTGCTGATAATGCTTTAGATATAAAAATGAATTATCGAAGACAATGGTCTGGAATAGAGGGCGCACCAACTAGTTTTTCATTTTTGGCACAAAGTCCACTTTCTCAAAACAAAATGGAGGTTTTGTCAGCAGCTTATCATGCGACAGGAGTAGAAGCCTATTATAATGGGGCAGGATTATGGTCTGAAACAGGTATTTATGCTCGTTATGCTTATCACCTTACACTTTCGCAACGTGATGAATGGGATGCAAAAACAAGGTTGCGAATGTCTTTTGGAGCTAGTTTCGGACTCAGAACAATTGGTTTTGATGCTTCAAAGGCTACTTTATTCAATCCAAATGATAATGCCATTCAGAACAATCAACAAAGCACCATTCCAGATGCAAATATCGGTATTTGGTTACGTAACGATCGTTTTTTTGGTGGCTTTGGTGTCTATCAATTATTTGAAAATAACATAAACATAGGAAGCTCTGATACAGAAGCTAATAATTTGGAACGCTATTATAATGTTTCAACAGGTGCAAATATAAATCTAAGTGAAAGTTTAATATTATCGCCTTCATTAGTAATGAACATAAACAAGATAACAGATATAAATTGGAATTTGAACACCAAACTTTCTTATACTAATTTGATTTGGACAGCCGTAAATTACCGTCATAAAAGAGCTATTCAGACTTTTTTGGGAACTCGTATTACTTCTTGGTTAGATATTGCGTATTCGTATGAGTTTTCTAGTTTCATAAAAAGCAATGAGAATAATTTTAATTCATTAGGAACAACAAATGAAGTTTTGTTAGGGATTCGAATTTTTAATAAAAAGACGGACTCTGACACAAAAAGAAATTCTATTTTTAGATAG